The window AAGCAGCATACTAAAATAAGCACATAAAAAACCTTACTTGTTACAGTAAGGTTTTTTCATCTTAACGATTAATTATTTTGCAGCTGGAGCCGCTGGAGCTGCAGGTGCAAATTTTTGTGCTAAAGCAGCACTGTCTTGTTGTAGTTTAACTACAGCAGTTTGTAATTTTTGCACTTTTTCTTGGAGAGCTTTAGTTTGAGCTTCAGTTGGCGCTTTTTGAGTTGCTAAGCCTAATTGCTCAACTAATAATTCGCTTGATAATGCAAGTACTTCTTTATTTTGATCTTTGATGCTTTTCACTGAAGGTGAAGTGACATCTAATTTATCTAAGCTTGCAATTGCATCTTCAACAGATTTGTTGAAGGTTTTGATTGCTTCTTCGACTTTCTTCTCATCTTTTGCTTGAACCGCAGCAGTTAAATCAGATTGAAGTTTTTGTTGTGCAGTCATTTGCGCTTGAGTTTGTTGTGTATTCCACTCAAGTAATTTGTTGTAGTCAGCTTGTTCTTGAGCAGGCGTTGCTTCAGCTGGTTTAGCAGCTTCAGCAGGTTTTGCTGCTTCTTGTTTAGCTTCTGGCGCAGGCTGAGTAGTTTCAGGTTTTGCTGGAGCTGGTTTATCTGCTGGTTTATCACAAGCAGTTAAGAATAATGCAAATAATGCAGTTGCGCTGATTTTAGTGAATTTGTTCATAAACAATCCTTTATTGATATAAAAAAATTTCTTAGCTTGAAAAAACTAAGCCCTCTTTTAGAGTTCCTATTTTAAAATTAGTTTCGATAAATATCAAAAATTATTTTAGTGTTTGAATATATTCACTTAAATTATGAATATCTTGCTCACTTAAACGTTGTTTTGCAGGGCTACCTGCATCAGTAATATTTCCTGCTTTTCGTTCTGAAAGTGCGGTTGAAATTTCTTCTGGTTTTAGCTGATTAATAATTTTTGATTCACCCATTGCTGGTTTTTCGCCTTGTTTCCCATGACAAGTGGCACAAGAACGTTTATATACCTTTTCCGCTTTCACTAAGTCAGCTTCGGCAGAAAGGGCAGAGATTGAAAATAAAAAGCCTAAAACGGGTAAAAGTGTGGAGAGCAAGTAAATTCGTTTTTTCATTTTGGCTAGCCTTTAAATAATTTATCTAAATCTTCTGCGGGAATTGCGCCTTCATATTTAGCCTGAATATTACCTTCAGGTGTAATCACAAAACTTGTTGGCGTGCCGATAAGCTGATAGCGTTCAGCCGTAATTTTTAATTGGTCTTTGATAACCGGTAACGTAAGCTGACGTTTGGCGACCACGGCTTTGGTATCCACTTTATCTCCATCCACATTAATGGCGATAAGTTGAACTTTATCTGGATTCGCTTCGGCCAATTTTTCGAATTCTTTTAATTCGGCAACACATCGCCCACAGGTTTCAGACCAGAATGTCAGTAAGCGAGTGCCTTTCCAATCATCAAGTTTCACTTCTTTACCTTGTAAATCATAGGCAGCGATGTCTGGTGCTTTTTGACCAATCGCAGCAACTTCGTCTTTACAAGAAACACTGCCGAAAATGACCGCACTTATTGCGAGTAGTTTTACGAGTTTATTTTTCATTAATGTCCTCTTTTACAAATTTTCCGTGATGGAGATAAATAACACGATCGGTTAACTCACCCAATTCTGGATTGTGTGTCACCATCACAATCGTTCTCCCTTGGCGATTTAACTCTTGTAGTAAATCTAGTACAAGGGCTTCATTTTTTTCGTCGAGGTTACCCGTAGGTTCATCGGCAAAAATAACGGGTGGTTGGTTCACTAATGCACGAGCAATACATACCCGTTGTTGTTCGCCCCCAGACAGTTGGCTTGGACGGTGATCTATACGATGACCTAATCCCACTTGTTCGAGTACCGCTTTAGCTGCTGCTTCATCAATCACACTGTGATAGTGCTGAGCCAGCATCACATTTTCAAGTGCGGTTAAATAAGGAATTAAATGGAATTGTTGGAAGACTAGACCAATTTTTTCTGCACGGAAACGCTGACGACCCACTTCATCCAGTTGTGCCGCATCGACACCATCTAGAATAACTTTACCTTCACTAGCCGTATCTAAGCCGGTCAGAATATTCATCAGCGTTGTTTTACCTGAACCTGATGCACCCATTATCGCAATAAATTCACCTTGGCGAATTTGAATATTAATATCTTCTAAAGCAGTGACTTGCCCGAATCGTTTATATAAATGTTGCGTTTCAATTACAAATTCACTCATTTTATTCCCCTTTTAACACATTTGCGGTTTGAATATTTAAAGCTCGTTTGGTTGGTACAATCACCGCAATAAAGGCAACCAATAACGATAAGACGATAGTAATTGGAATAACCGGTAGACGCATATCAATGTAAGATTTAAATACGGTTAATCCAAGTAATTGTGCCAAGATGTAGCCGAGAATCAGTCCCGCGACAATTGCACAAAGTGCTATGATGAGAATCTCGGTACTAATTTGTTTAATGATGTCACTTTGTTTGGCACCTAGGGCTTTTTGTAGCGCAAATTCTTTTGCTCGCTCACCAACAATCGCAATCAACGTGGTGTTCACACAAAGGGTGGCGAGAATCAAAATGACCAATGAGATTAACCCCATCAATCCTTTGATTTTATCTAAAATCTGCCCTTCAGAAGCGGAGACTTTTCGAATCGGTCGTGCAGTCAGATCAGGTTGATGTTGCATAATGTCTTGGGCAAATTGTGCGACATTACCTTGTTCATTTTTTACATTGAGCAAGGCGTTGTTTGCTAATCCTTCTTTATCCAACCAATTTTGGGCAAACTCTAAATTCACGATCAGCATGTTGTCAGTGGCATCACCTGCCTCAACAATACCTTTTATCGTGAATTCATGTTTTTCGACCGCATTTTTAGACAGCGTTAATTTACTTCCAACACCTAAATTAAGGCGTTCCGCTAAGGTTTTACCAATCATGGCATTGCGGTCATCAAAATTCACATTAATAGCTGAGCCGGTAATTTGCCAATAAGGTGCAAGCACATGCATATCTTCAAACCAGACTCCCATAATCACGATTTTTTCTAAATCACTTCGCGCAACACCATATAAATAAGGACTGGCAGCGGTAATGAAATTATCCGGTGCATTGTGCAGAATTTGCTTTAATTGGCGTTCCTTCATCAATCCACCATTGGCTGCACCGATGTAAAAGTTTGCCCCGAAAGTACGGAGCTCTTGACTCATTTTGGTATTAATATCGAAATAGACCGCAGCCATTGCCGTCACAATGGACGCACCAACAGTCAGGGCGGAGAAGATAATAAATACTCGTTGTAAACGTAGGCGTAATGCTTGGAAGATTAAACGCCAAAACATACTTTTATTGGCGGCCATAGAGCACCTCCACAGGGTAAAGTTTGGCAATACGATGAGCAGGGAACCAAGTACCCACTACAGCAATTAAAATAGACAGCATTAATACGCAAGGGATTACAATCCAAGCAAAACTTAGCGGAACACCAAATAGAGCCGAACCAATAAATCTTGCTAAGCCCCAACCTGCAATACAACCAAGCGAGCCACCAATTAAGGCACTAATAATGGCTTCGCAATAAAACAATAACGCGATTTGCCATTGGTATGCGCCTAACGCTTTCATTAAACCAATTTCTTTTGAACGCTCAATGATCCCTGTACTCATTAATGAGGCAATCCCCATAGCTGCCGCGATTAAAGCGGCGAGAGTCACGACAGCAAGCAATAACTGGATTTTACCAATGACAACACCTTCTGAAGCCGCAACCTGCCAAATTGGGCGAACAATAGCGCCTGAGATAGCTTCTTCTAATTGGTGTGAAATAGACGAGACATAAGCCGTACAATACCAACGATCGTACTCTTCCGCATCCAATGCATCGGTATTAGCACGGGCTTTACGAGAAAGATCATTTTCAGGTACGGTAAGCGCAGAGACTTTAACTGATTGAATTTTTCCTTCTAAGCCCAGTAATTTTTGCACAGCGTTGAGCGGCATGACTAATTGATTATCTTCAGTCCCACCCGTGGATAAAATACCGGTAATTTCAACCGCACTTTGATTATCTAGCTCATTATTTTGATAGCGAAGCTGGATTTTATCACCTTGTTTTAAGCCAGTTCGTTGAGCCAATTGCTCACCAATCAATGCAGGAATAAATTCTCCTTGAGGTGTTTCAAGATCGTTGACCCATTCCCCTTGCACATGCCAATAAGGACTAATGATTTTTTGTCCTGTGTGGTAATCATCTTCATCTGGTACAGGGATGTTGTGATCGAAAAACGTACCTAACACATTAATTTGTCCAAGTGCGGTTGATTTATCGTGAGTGTTTGTGGAAAGCGTTTCCGCTTTTACATCTGCACTTAATAACGGTGCAAAACCTACGATATTATTTCGCCAGAAAATATCTTTAATATTCGGCAGCTCTTTTTCATCGAGAAAATCTTGGCTACTTAAATCTGCGTTATGACTGAGTTCATCAGGCAAGGCTGCATTACTTGCAGGTTCAACTAAAATATTGGCTCCGTAAGATTTGAGCTCTTTTGCCATTTTATCGCCAATATCAATGGATACCGCCAAGAGCGCAGAGACTAAGCCAGCCGCTAAGAAAATAGTAATAACGGCCAACAGTTTACGTTTAATGCTGAAGCGCCAAGATTGAAATAACATTCTTGCTAGCATTATTCCCCCTTACCTAAATATTTTTCAGGGTTATCACGGAATAAATCAAGATTTTTCTCACTTTCAAAGAAGTAAGTTTTACCTTCGTAATTATATTTGTGCTCTGTTTTAGTGTTTTTCATTTGGGCGCCACTAATCGGATCTTTTACATCGATTTCAACAATTGTGCTAAATAAATTTAACCCTTCTTCTAAGCTGGTTCGATTAATGAGAATTTCAGTCTCAGTTTGTTGCCAATCTTCAATTGGAACAGGATTACAGCCACCCGGTTTACCAATAGATGGAATAAACATATGTACGCCGCAGCCTACACAAACGACTTGGTTACCTTCCATTACATAGCCTTGGTCACCACAAAGCAAGCAGGCATCAAATACCGCAGCTAGACTCAATTTATCTGGTTGACGATTAATGACAAAGAAACGCACAGCTTTACCGTCATCAGCAATCCAGACAAAACGGTGTAATTTACCGTCTTTTACTTGTTCAATTGGAATGTGGACTTGTTGCTTTTCATCTAAGGTCAAAGGAATC is drawn from Haemophilus parainfluenzae and contains these coding sequences:
- a CDS encoding lipoprotein HlpB gives rise to the protein MNKFTKISATALFALFLTACDKPADKPAPAKPETTQPAPEAKQEAAKPAEAAKPAEATPAQEQADYNKLLEWNTQQTQAQMTAQQKLQSDLTAAVQAKDEKKVEEAIKTFNKSVEDAIASLDKLDVTSPSVKSIKDQNKEVLALSSELLVEQLGLATQKAPTEAQTKALQEKVQKLQTAVVKLQQDSAALAQKFAPAAPAAPAAK
- a CDS encoding c-type cytochrome → MKKRIYLLSTLLPVLGFLFSISALSAEADLVKAEKVYKRSCATCHGKQGEKPAMGESKIINQLKPEEISTALSERKAGNITDAGSPAKQRLSEQDIHNLSEYIQTLK
- a CDS encoding TlpA family protein disulfide reductase, producing MKNKLVKLLAISAVIFGSVSCKDEVAAIGQKAPDIAAYDLQGKEVKLDDWKGTRLLTFWSETCGRCVAELKEFEKLAEANPDKVQLIAINVDGDKVDTKAVVAKRQLTLPVIKDQLKITAERYQLIGTPTSFVITPEGNIQAKYEGAIPAEDLDKLFKG
- a CDS encoding ABC transporter ATP-binding protein, which gives rise to MSEFVIETQHLYKRFGQVTALEDINIQIRQGEFIAIMGASGSGKTTLMNILTGLDTASEGKVILDGVDAAQLDEVGRQRFRAEKIGLVFQQFHLIPYLTALENVMLAQHYHSVIDEAAAKAVLEQVGLGHRIDHRPSQLSGGEQQRVCIARALVNQPPVIFADEPTGNLDEKNEALVLDLLQELNRQGRTIVMVTHNPELGELTDRVIYLHHGKFVKEDINEK
- a CDS encoding ABC transporter permease yields the protein MAANKSMFWRLIFQALRLRLQRVFIIFSALTVGASIVTAMAAVYFDINTKMSQELRTFGANFYIGAANGGLMKERQLKQILHNAPDNFITAASPYLYGVARSDLEKIVIMGVWFEDMHVLAPYWQITGSAINVNFDDRNAMIGKTLAERLNLGVGSKLTLSKNAVEKHEFTIKGIVEAGDATDNMLIVNLEFAQNWLDKEGLANNALLNVKNEQGNVAQFAQDIMQHQPDLTARPIRKVSASEGQILDKIKGLMGLISLVILILATLCVNTTLIAIVGERAKEFALQKALGAKQSDIIKQISTEILIIALCAIVAGLILGYILAQLLGLTVFKSYIDMRLPVIPITIVLSLLVAFIAVIVPTKRALNIQTANVLKGE
- a CDS encoding ABC transporter permease; amino-acid sequence: MLARMLFQSWRFSIKRKLLAVITIFLAAGLVSALLAVSIDIGDKMAKELKSYGANILVEPASNAALPDELSHNADLSSQDFLDEKELPNIKDIFWRNNIVGFAPLLSADVKAETLSTNTHDKSTALGQINVLGTFFDHNIPVPDEDDYHTGQKIISPYWHVQGEWVNDLETPQGEFIPALIGEQLAQRTGLKQGDKIQLRYQNNELDNQSAVEITGILSTGGTEDNQLVMPLNAVQKLLGLEGKIQSVKVSALTVPENDLSRKARANTDALDAEEYDRWYCTAYVSSISHQLEEAISGAIVRPIWQVAASEGVVIGKIQLLLAVVTLAALIAAAMGIASLMSTGIIERSKEIGLMKALGAYQWQIALLFYCEAIISALIGGSLGCIAGWGLARFIGSALFGVPLSFAWIVIPCVLMLSILIAVVGTWFPAHRIAKLYPVEVLYGRQ